One Buchnera aphidicola (Panaphis juglandis) DNA segment encodes these proteins:
- a CDS encoding flagellar biosynthesis protein FlhA, whose product MIINIIFFTILNIIRKIKWKKLFGSIFILIILFMMILPLPSLFLDIFFTFNIILSIMMLLISMFINDVLEFSSFPTMLLFSTLLRLSLNIASTRIILLKGHLGLFSAGHVIESFGNFLVGGDFLIGIIIFIILIIINFIVITKGSERISEVSARFALDGLPGKQISIDSDLNTGSINSDIAKYRRLKILREANFYGAMDGASKFVRGDAIAGILIMVINIFGGLLIGIFKHHMKLIEASTSYTILTIGDGLVAQIPSLMISTAVGVIVTRVDTKKNISEQIFNQIFHNTNVILLTSIIIGILGFIPGMPNLVFLFFTFFLILIFLVIKMSKKNILNKDVMKTNNINNISNSDHYSYNVSWNDVVLEDVIRIEIGSMLISMIDINKKNNLFTLIDLFRRDFAKKIGFLPDSVHVITNLNLSQDFYRIVINGIEYGRGKIFIDHLVAIDMGNVKKNISGKKIIKDIFKMPAVWIPISLKLKAERYQYCIIDPEELIITHFSNIMFENLKDIFRRSELQKLLDYTSTKIPNLVDELIPKIMDLTCLHKVLKNLLMENIPLRDMRTILETLIEYASHNQDSEKLTSLVRLSLSKFITQNLFYNKDTIHVMRFDAELENKILKILESKDIVFDPVFKELLLEKVGNAISYQESMNDPLVLLVRHTIRSFLSVFLRDYFKKLIVLSDLEISDNKNIIVKNMISFSI is encoded by the coding sequence ATGATTATAAATATTATTTTTTTTACTATATTAAATATTATCAGAAAGATTAAATGGAAGAAATTATTTGGATCTATTTTTATTTTAATCATTTTATTCATGATGATATTACCACTCCCTTCTTTATTTTTGGATATTTTTTTTACATTTAATATCATTCTTTCAATTATGATGCTTTTAATTTCAATGTTTATAAATGATGTATTGGAATTTTCATCTTTTCCTACTATGTTATTATTTTCGACGTTATTAAGATTATCTCTCAACATTGCTTCTACTAGAATTATTTTGTTAAAAGGTCATTTGGGTCTATTTTCTGCCGGTCATGTTATTGAATCATTCGGTAATTTTTTAGTTGGTGGAGACTTTTTAATTGGAATTATTATATTTATTATTTTAATTATTATTAATTTTATTGTTATTACTAAAGGCTCTGAACGCATTTCAGAGGTGAGCGCAAGGTTTGCTTTAGATGGTCTTCCTGGTAAACAAATTTCAATTGATTCTGATTTGAATACAGGATCGATTAATTCGGATATTGCTAAATATCGCCGTTTAAAAATATTAAGAGAAGCAAATTTTTATGGTGCTATGGATGGTGCTAGTAAATTTGTTAGAGGTGATGCTATTGCAGGTATTTTAATTATGGTTATTAATATTTTTGGTGGTTTATTGATTGGAATTTTTAAACATCATATGAAATTAATAGAAGCTAGTACGTCTTATACGATACTAACTATTGGTGATGGATTGGTTGCTCAAATTCCTTCATTAATGATTTCAACAGCTGTTGGGGTTATTGTAACAAGAGTTGACACTAAAAAAAATATTAGTGAACAAATTTTTAATCAGATATTTCATAATACAAATGTTATTTTATTAACTAGTATTATAATTGGTATTTTAGGATTTATACCTGGAATGCCTAATTTGGTTTTTTTATTTTTTACATTTTTTTTAATATTAATTTTTTTAGTAATCAAAATGTCTAAAAAAAATATTTTGAATAAAGATGTTATGAAAACTAATAATATTAATAATATATCTAATTCTGATCATTATTCTTATAATGTTTCATGGAATGATGTTGTTTTAGAAGACGTGATACGTATAGAAATTGGTTCTATGTTAATTTCAATGATTGATATTAATAAAAAAAATAATTTATTTACTTTAATTGATCTTTTTAGGAGAGATTTTGCTAAAAAAATTGGTTTTTTACCTGATTCAGTACATGTTATTACTAACTTAAATTTGTCTCAAGACTTTTATCGTATTGTTATTAATGGTATTGAATATGGAAGAGGAAAAATTTTTATTGATCATTTGGTAGCTATTGATATGGGTAACGTAAAAAAAAATATTTCTGGAAAAAAAATAATAAAAGATATTTTTAAAATGCCTGCTGTGTGGATTCCAATATCTTTAAAATTAAAAGCTGAGAGATATCAATACTGTATTATAGATCCTGAAGAATTAATTATTACTCATTTTAGTAACATTATGTTTGAAAATTTAAAAGATATATTTAGAAGATCTGAATTGCAAAAACTATTAGATTATACATCCACTAAAATTCCAAACCTTGTTGATGAATTGATTCCAAAAATTATGGATTTAACATGTTTACATAAGGTATTAAAAAATTTGTTGATGGAAAATATTCCTCTTCGAGATATGCGAACCATTTTAGAAACATTGATTGAATATGCTTCACATAATCAAGATTCAGAAAAATTAACTAGTTTAGTTCGTTTGTCTTTAAGTAAATTTATTACACAAAATTTATTTTATAATAAGGATACGATTCATGTTATGCGTTTTGATGCAGAATTAGAAAATAAAATTCTAAAAATATTGGAATCTAAAGATATTGTTTTTGATCCTGTTTTTAAAGAATTATTATTAGAAAAAGTTGGTAATGCTATTTCATATCAAGAATCTATGAATGATCCCTTAGTGTTACTAGTGAGACATACTATACGAAGTTTTTTGTCTGTTTTTTTACGTGATTATTTTAAGAAATTAATTGTTTTATCTGATCTTGAAATATCAGATAATAAGAATATTATTGTAAAAAATATGATATCATTTTCAATATAA
- the argS gene encoding arginine--tRNA ligase, with product MNIQKKLITYITKAALKSNISKKNIKLIKLSSKSNFGHYQINGIIEISKKINTTIKKTSDSIILYLNSKKIFEKIEYSHPGFINIFLKKQWLSKKIENITYCRRLDIKKKKNKNIIIDYSSPNMAKEMHVGHLRSTILGDVMSRVIEFMGYNVIRINHIGDWGLQFGMMIALLKRKNIVINEKNISLKELEILYQKSKILYEKSENFKKESEKYLTKLNNSHHHYISLWKKIIQTTVIENQKIYKKLNVKLKKKNITGESFYIPMIRNMISDLKKKKIAMENDGKTIIYLDEIKNKKGEKMGVVIQKKNNNFLYSTIDIACLKYRIETLKAKRIIYYTDVRQKQHLKQIQIIAKKAGYIKKKIKIEHHEFGMVLNKKNQPFKTRDGKLIKLKTLIKKSIQKSIKIIKKKNPSFNNKKILYLSKIIGISAIKYADLSKNRKKNYIFDWKNMLSFNGNTALYIQYTYTRIQSIIKKSKYSIRQLNVKCILNTDLEIKLSIKLLQFEEIITSMIKDGKPHILCLYLFQISSLFTTFYEKYPIIYTSTIKTQKSRIKLSFLIGKTIKLGLKILGIPTLKFL from the coding sequence ATGAATATTCAAAAAAAATTAATTACATACATTACAAAAGCAGCATTAAAATCAAATATATCAAAAAAAAATATTAAACTTATAAAACTATCTTCAAAATCAAATTTTGGACACTATCAAATAAATGGAATAATAGAAATTTCAAAAAAAATAAATACAACAATAAAAAAAACGTCTGATAGCATAATTTTATATTTAAATTCTAAAAAGATATTTGAAAAAATAGAATATTCACATCCTGGATTCATTAATATCTTTTTAAAAAAACAATGGTTATCAAAAAAAATAGAAAATATTACATACTGTAGACGTTTAGATATAAAAAAAAAAAAAAATAAAAACATCATTATAGATTACTCTTCACCAAATATGGCAAAAGAAATGCATGTTGGGCACTTAAGATCAACAATTCTTGGTGATGTAATGTCTAGAGTAATAGAATTCATGGGTTATAATGTAATTCGAATCAATCATATTGGAGATTGGGGATTACAATTTGGAATGATGATTGCTCTATTAAAAAGAAAAAATATTGTAATAAATGAAAAAAATATTTCTTTAAAAGAATTAGAAATTTTATACCAAAAATCAAAGATACTATATGAAAAAAGTGAAAACTTTAAAAAAGAATCAGAAAAATATCTCACAAAACTAAACAACTCTCATCACCATTACATATCATTATGGAAAAAAATAATTCAAACTACTGTAATAGAAAACCAAAAAATATACAAAAAACTAAATGTAAAATTAAAAAAAAAAAATATTACCGGAGAAAGCTTCTATATACCAATGATAAGAAACATGATTTCAGATTTAAAAAAAAAAAAAATTGCAATGGAGAATGATGGAAAAACTATTATTTATCTTGATGAAATAAAAAATAAAAAAGGTGAAAAGATGGGTGTTGTTATTCAAAAAAAAAATAATAACTTTTTATATTCCACTATTGATATAGCTTGTCTAAAATATCGAATAGAAACATTAAAAGCAAAAAGAATAATTTATTATACAGATGTTCGACAAAAACAACACCTAAAACAAATTCAAATTATTGCAAAAAAAGCAGGATATATCAAAAAAAAAATTAAAATTGAACACCATGAATTTGGTATGGTATTAAATAAAAAAAATCAACCATTTAAAACTAGAGACGGTAAACTAATTAAACTTAAAACTTTAATAAAAAAATCAATACAAAAATCAATAAAAATTATCAAAAAAAAAAATCCGAGTTTCAATAACAAAAAAATCCTATATTTATCAAAAATTATTGGAATTAGTGCTATTAAATACGCTGATTTATCAAAAAACAGAAAAAAAAACTATATTTTTGATTGGAAAAATATGTTATCATTTAATGGAAATACTGCTTTATACATACAGTATACATATACAAGAATTCAATCCATTATCAAAAAATCAAAATATTCTATACGACAACTTAATGTGAAATGCATATTAAATACTGATCTTGAAATAAAATTATCAATTAAATTATTACAATTTGAAGAAATCATAACATCTATGATAAAAGATGGAAAACCACACATTCTATGTTTATATTTATTTCAAATATCTTCATTATTTACAACATTTTATGAAAAATATCCTATTATTTATACCTCAACTATTAAAACTCAAAAAAGTAGAATAAAATTATCATTTTTAATAGGAAAAACCATTAAATTAGGTCTAAAAATTTTAGGAATACCTACCTTAAAATTTTTATAA